AAGAGCCTAATCACAGACCCCTACACGCTCCGGTCTGGCCTTAATTCTCTTTTGCTCGCAGCCTCGACCGCGGTTTTCGCTTCCCTTCTTGGTACGGTGGTAGCCTACCTTCTCGCTCTAACCGACATTCCGGTCAAAGGATTTCTCTGGGCACTGGTGTGGCTCATATTGATTGCGCCCTCCTTCCTTTTGGCCCAGGGCTGGGAACTTCTCTTGGATCCCGGGGGACTCACCCATGCACTTTTGGGCGGAATCCTGACCCGGACGCTCCTCTCGCCGGTGGGTGTGATGCTGGTTCTGTCACTGAAACTCTTTCCGTTCTCTACGATAGCCGTGGCCTCGGCGCTCGAGGGAGTCGGGCAGGATGTGGTGCATGCGGCCCGACTGTCCGGGGCGAGTTCACTCAAGGTATGGACGCGAGTTCTTCTGCCGCTCATCTTTCCGGCCGTACTCGCCGGAGGCCTCATCGTGTTTGCCGAGGTGCTGAGTGACTTTGGGATTGCCGCCACGCTGGCCCAGACGGCAAGCTTCCCGCTCGCTACCTTCGCGATCTACGCCGCGCTCGAGACCTTCCCGGTAAACTTCTCGGAGGCGGCCGCCGCATCTCTCTTACTGGTGGCGTCGGTCTTCGTGGCGCAGATGTTTCAGCGCTACGTGAGCGGCCGCCGATCCTACGCGACCCGTTGGGGCGGCAACAAGACCCTGGTGCCGGTGACGCTCGGCAGGCGGCGATGGGTCGCCTTGTCGGCAGCGATGGCACTCATCGTTGTGGGATTCGGAATCCCGGCTGGGACCACGGTCATCGCCAGTTTCCTACCGAGCGGAGCGGGCGGGGTCATCACGACTGATGCGCACTTGACGTTCGCCAACTATAGGGCCGCGTGGCAGGTTCCCTACGGGACGGGGTCCTTCGTGCGCTCCCTGGCCTACGGGCTGGCAGCAGCGTCCCTCGGTATCTTGGCCACGCTTGTTATCTCGCTGGCATGGAGACGTCGGTCAACTTGGCTCACGACGGTTCTTCAGATCTTCCTCATGACCGCCATCGCCGTTCCGGGGATCGTGCTGGGAGCCGGATACAT
The Sulfobacillus thermosulfidooxidans DNA segment above includes these coding regions:
- a CDS encoding ABC transporter permease; the protein is MSLRMGKPGPRGSRPRRRIGLGEAGLSLAAAVIVVGLVVMPLIFLLVQAFLPNVFNVPPSLAFSLSGLKSLITDPYTLRSGLNSLLLAASTAVFASLLGTVVAYLLALTDIPVKGFLWALVWLILIAPSFLLAQGWELLLDPGGLTHALLGGILTRTLLSPVGVMLVLSLKLFPFSTIAVASALEGVGQDVVHAARLSGASSLKVWTRVLLPLIFPAVLAGGLIVFAEVLSDFGIAATLAQTASFPLATFAIYAALETFPVNFSEAAAASLLLVASVFVAQMFQRYVSGRRSYATRWGGNKTLVPVTLGRRRWVALSAAMALIVVGFGIPAGTTVIASFLPSGAGGVITTDAHLTFANYRAAWQVPYGTGSFVRSLAYGLAAASLGILATLVISLAWRRRSTWLTTVLQIFLMTAIAVPGIVLGAGYIFMWNAPLLRQLHVYGTPVMLGLAYVAGGLPYAVRVVTGSIAQVPEGAVDAARMSGAGLLQQMRYIIVPMLRDTWLRVWLMLFTGVIFELPVSQLLYPPGEPTLAVSIVHQFHATEFGVGAALTVMSTAAVGAVALGISTLINPRAQPVGSVPATGILARGR